A single region of the Branchiostoma lanceolatum isolate klBraLanc5 chromosome 1, klBraLanc5.hap2, whole genome shotgun sequence genome encodes:
- the LOC136441823 gene encoding pyruvate dehydrogenase E1 component subunit alpha, mitochondrial-like isoform X1, protein MLSCAARLVRAQIQSKPTACWVVATRGYADIVDEATFTTSEYALHKLDEGPSQTVTVTRDDALKYYRQMQTIRRMETAAGNLYKSKVIRGFCHLYSGQEACAVGMEAALTPNDHVITAYRAHGWTYTRGVPPVNILAELTGRKTGVAKGKGGSMHMYGHNFYGGNGIVGAQVPLGAGIALALKYTGSNDVCVALYGDGAANQGQVFETYNIAKLWDLPCIFVCENNGYGMGTAVERASANTEYYTRGDYVPGLRADGMDVLAVREATRFAAEWCRSGKGPLLIEVATYRYHGHSMSDPGTSYRPREEIQEMRKTRDPITGLRERLISVNLATAEEMKQIDLDVRAEIDKAVEQAKADPELPVEEMYNDIFVDEPPFKVRGTNPFMYGISK, encoded by the exons ATGTTGTCGTGTGCGGCGAGGCTTGTAAGAGCCCAAATCCAGAGCAAGCCG ACGGCATGCTGGGTTGTGGCTACTCGGGGCTATGCTGACATTGTTGATGAAGCCACTTTCACCACAAGT GAATATGCACTGCACAAGCTGGATGAAGGGCCGTCCCAGACCGTCACAGTGACCAGGGACGATGCACTGAAGTACTACCGGCAGATGCAGACCATCCGGCGCATGGAGACTGCAGCAGGGAACCTGTACAAGTCCAAAGTCATCCGTGGTTTCTGCCACCTGTACTCTGGACAG GAAGCCTGTGCTGTTGGTATGGAAGCGGCTCTCACTCCAAATGACCACGTGATCACAGCGTACAGAGCGCACGGCTGGACATACACGAGAGGTGTACCACCTGTCAACATCCTGGCTGAACTAACAG gtCGAAAAACAGGCGTTGCAAAAGGCAAGGGCGGATCCATGCACATGTATGGGCACAACTTCTATGGTGGAAATGGCATTGTCGGTGCCCAGGTCCCGCTAGGTGCAGGCATCGCTCTGGCTCTGAAATACACCGGAAGTAACGACGTCTGCGTGGCGCTATACGGAGATGGGGCAGCCAACCAGGGGCAGGTGTTCGAGACCTACAACATAGCCAAGCTCTGGGATCTGCCATGCATCTTTGTGTGTGAGAATAATGGCTACGGGATGGGTACAGCTGTGGAGAGAGCATCGGCTAACACCGAGTACTACACAAGAGGAGACTATGTACCTGGTCTTAGG GCTGACGGCATGGATGTCCTTGCTGTCAGGGAGGCCACCAGGTTTGCTGCGGAGTGGTGCAGATCTGGCAAG GGTCCTTTGTTGATAGAAGTTGCTACGTATCGTTACCATGGACACAGCATGAGTGATCCTGGCACCAG CTACCGCCCCCGTGAGGAAATCCAGGAGATGAGGAAGACGAGAGACCCCATAACCGGCCTGCGGGAACGCCTGATATCTGTTAACCTGGCCACTGCTGAGGAGATGAAG CAAATTGACTTGGATGTCCGAGCAGAAATCGACAAGGCCGTGGAGCAGGCTAAGGCAGATCCAGAACTGCCAGTGGAGGAAATGTACAATGACATTTTCGTCGACGAGCCTCCATTCAAAGTCCGAGGCACAAACCCATTCATGTATGGCATTTCAAAGTGA
- the LOC136441823 gene encoding pyruvate dehydrogenase E1 component subunit alpha, mitochondrial-like isoform X3, whose amino-acid sequence MLSCAARLVRAQIQSKPTACWVVATRGYADIVDEATFTTSEYALHKLDEGPSQTVTVTRDDALKYYRQMQTIRRMETAAGNLYKSKVIRGFCHLYSGQEACAVGMEAALTPNDHVITAYRAHGWTYTRGVPPVNILAELTGRKTGVAKGKGGSMHMYGHNFYGGNGIVGAQVPLGAGIALALKYTGSNDVCVALYGDGAANQGQVFETYNIAKLWDLPCIFVCENNGYGMGTAVERASANTEYYTRGDYVPGLRADGMDVLAVREATRFAAEWCRSGKGPMILEVATYRYSGHSMSDPGTSYRPREEIQEMRKTRDPITGLRERLISVNLATAEEMKQIDLDVRAEIDKAVEQAKADPELPVEEMYNDIFVDEPPFKVRGTNPFMYGISK is encoded by the exons ATGTTGTCGTGTGCGGCGAGGCTTGTAAGAGCCCAAATCCAGAGCAAGCCG ACGGCATGCTGGGTTGTGGCTACTCGGGGCTATGCTGACATTGTTGATGAAGCCACTTTCACCACAAGT GAATATGCACTGCACAAGCTGGATGAAGGGCCGTCCCAGACCGTCACAGTGACCAGGGACGATGCACTGAAGTACTACCGGCAGATGCAGACCATCCGGCGCATGGAGACTGCAGCAGGGAACCTGTACAAGTCCAAAGTCATCCGTGGTTTCTGCCACCTGTACTCTGGACAG GAAGCCTGTGCTGTTGGTATGGAAGCGGCTCTCACTCCAAATGACCACGTGATCACAGCGTACAGAGCGCACGGCTGGACATACACGAGAGGTGTACCACCTGTCAACATCCTGGCTGAACTAACAG gtCGAAAAACAGGCGTTGCAAAAGGCAAGGGCGGATCCATGCACATGTATGGGCACAACTTCTATGGTGGAAATGGCATTGTCGGTGCCCAGGTCCCGCTAGGTGCAGGCATCGCTCTGGCTCTGAAATACACCGGAAGTAACGACGTCTGCGTGGCGCTATACGGAGATGGGGCAGCCAACCAGGGGCAGGTGTTCGAGACCTACAACATAGCCAAGCTCTGGGATCTGCCATGCATCTTTGTGTGTGAGAATAATGGCTACGGGATGGGTACAGCTGTGGAGAGAGCATCGGCTAACACCGAGTACTACACAAGAGGAGACTATGTACCTGGTCTTAGG GCTGACGGCATGGATGTCCTTGCTGTCAGGGAGGCCACCAGGTTTGCTGCGGAGTGGTGCAGATCTGGCAAG GGCCCTATGATATTAGAGGTGGCCACTTACCGCTACTCTGGACATAGTATGAGTGATCCTGGAACTAG CTACCGCCCCCGTGAGGAAATCCAGGAGATGAGGAAGACGAGAGACCCCATAACCGGCCTGCGGGAACGCCTGATATCTGTTAACCTGGCCACTGCTGAGGAGATGAAG CAAATTGACTTGGATGTCCGAGCAGAAATCGACAAGGCCGTGGAGCAGGCTAAGGCAGATCCAGAACTGCCAGTGGAGGAAATGTACAATGACATTTTCGTCGACGAGCCTCCATTCAAAGTCCGAGGCACAAACCCATTCATGTATGGCATTTCAAAGTGA
- the LOC136441823 gene encoding pyruvate dehydrogenase E1 component subunit alpha, mitochondrial-like isoform X2: MLSCAARLVRAQIQSKPTACWVVATRGYADIVDEATFTTSEYALHKLDEGPSQTVTVTRDDALKYYRQMQTIRRMETAAGNLYKSKVIRGFCHLYSGQEACAVGMEAALTPNDHVITAYRAHGWTYTRGVPPVNILAELTGRKTGVAKGKGGSMHMYGHNFYGGNGIVGAQVPLGAGIALALKYTGSNDVCVALYGDGAANQGQVFETYNIAKLWDLPCIFVCENNGYGMGTAVERASANTEYYTRGDYVPGLRADGMDVLAVREATRFAAEWCRSGKGPMLLEVATYRYHGHSMSDPGTTYRPREEIQEMRKTRDPITGLRERLISVNLATAEEMKQIDLDVRAEIDKAVEQAKADPELPVEEMYNDIFVDEPPFKVRGTNPFMYGISK; encoded by the exons ATGTTGTCGTGTGCGGCGAGGCTTGTAAGAGCCCAAATCCAGAGCAAGCCG ACGGCATGCTGGGTTGTGGCTACTCGGGGCTATGCTGACATTGTTGATGAAGCCACTTTCACCACAAGT GAATATGCACTGCACAAGCTGGATGAAGGGCCGTCCCAGACCGTCACAGTGACCAGGGACGATGCACTGAAGTACTACCGGCAGATGCAGACCATCCGGCGCATGGAGACTGCAGCAGGGAACCTGTACAAGTCCAAAGTCATCCGTGGTTTCTGCCACCTGTACTCTGGACAG GAAGCCTGTGCTGTTGGTATGGAAGCGGCTCTCACTCCAAATGACCACGTGATCACAGCGTACAGAGCGCACGGCTGGACATACACGAGAGGTGTACCACCTGTCAACATCCTGGCTGAACTAACAG gtCGAAAAACAGGCGTTGCAAAAGGCAAGGGCGGATCCATGCACATGTATGGGCACAACTTCTATGGTGGAAATGGCATTGTCGGTGCCCAGGTCCCGCTAGGTGCAGGCATCGCTCTGGCTCTGAAATACACCGGAAGTAACGACGTCTGCGTGGCGCTATACGGAGATGGGGCAGCCAACCAGGGGCAGGTGTTCGAGACCTACAACATAGCCAAGCTCTGGGATCTGCCATGCATCTTTGTGTGTGAGAATAATGGCTACGGGATGGGTACAGCTGTGGAGAGAGCATCGGCTAACACCGAGTACTACACAAGAGGAGACTATGTACCTGGTCTTAGG GCTGACGGCATGGATGTCCTTGCTGTCAGGGAGGCCACCAGGTTTGCTGCGGAGTGGTGCAGATCTGGCAAG GGACCCATGCTGTTAGAAGTGGCGACCTATCGCTACCACGGGCATAGCATGAGTGACCCGGGTACCAC CTACCGCCCCCGTGAGGAAATCCAGGAGATGAGGAAGACGAGAGACCCCATAACCGGCCTGCGGGAACGCCTGATATCTGTTAACCTGGCCACTGCTGAGGAGATGAAG CAAATTGACTTGGATGTCCGAGCAGAAATCGACAAGGCCGTGGAGCAGGCTAAGGCAGATCCAGAACTGCCAGTGGAGGAAATGTACAATGACATTTTCGTCGACGAGCCTCCATTCAAAGTCCGAGGCACAAACCCATTCATGTATGGCATTTCAAAGTGA